One window from the genome of Nocardioides panaciterrulae encodes:
- a CDS encoding TetR family transcriptional regulator, which yields MRADAKRNRDRIVDVAREVFREKGYDAPLDEVARRAGVGAGTLYRHFPTRDALLDAIMQSWVDRVNEATEKTLAFEGSDRDLLVGWLETYAGLISLHKGGPAKITSAMGDPDSPIIGKCQVLAQASQRVMDRLDAAGALRPGVDAVGVCKLVGGVATVADNADQPLSTVRPLLEVVADGLLR from the coding sequence GTGCGCGCTGACGCCAAGCGCAACCGCGACCGGATCGTCGACGTCGCTCGTGAGGTCTTCCGGGAGAAGGGGTACGACGCCCCGCTCGACGAGGTCGCCCGCCGGGCCGGGGTCGGGGCGGGCACGCTCTACCGCCACTTCCCGACCCGGGACGCGCTGCTCGACGCGATCATGCAGAGCTGGGTGGACCGGGTGAACGAGGCGACCGAGAAGACGCTCGCCTTCGAGGGCTCCGACCGCGACCTGCTGGTGGGCTGGCTCGAGACGTACGCCGGCCTGATCTCGCTGCACAAGGGTGGCCCGGCGAAGATCACCTCGGCGATGGGCGACCCCGACTCCCCGATCATCGGCAAGTGCCAGGTGCTGGCCCAGGCCAGCCAGCGGGTGATGGACCGGCTCGACGCCGCCGGCGCGCTGCGCCCGGGCGTGGACGCCGTGGGGGTGTGCAAGCTCGTCGGCGGCGTGGCGACCGTGGCGGACAACGCCGACCAGCCGCTCAGCACGGTCCGCCCGCTGCTCGAGGTCGTCGCCGACGGCCTGCTGCGCTGA